One window of the Saccopteryx bilineata isolate mSacBil1 chromosome 2, mSacBil1_pri_phased_curated, whole genome shotgun sequence genome contains the following:
- the EPCIP gene encoding exosomal polycystin-1-interacting protein: MSMLAPTGTRMAPPSGHSLLLISMLGILALDHLTRGQNSTLIFTKENIIRNCSCPMDIQDCDYSLASLLCSCKTALLWASEPLSYSGHLTVWFTDASALGLLLNFTLVQDLKLSLCSANTLPTAYLAICGLKRLRINTEAKHPVPEQSLLIHSEPREKPMWHTGWQSCTYVSFLDMALFNRESSLRSYSIENVANIANNFPSFSDLKTFPILSNKSYVVTFIY; this comes from the coding sequence ATGAGCATGCTGGCTCCCACTGGGACAAGAATGGCACCACCTTCCGGACACAGCCTCCTTCTGATCAGCATGCTGGGCATCTTGGCACTCGACCACCTCACACGAGGCCAGAACAGCACACTGATTTTCACCAAGGAAAACATCATTCGAAACTGCAGTTGCCCCATGGACATCCAAGACTGTGACTACAGTCTGGCCAGCCTCCTGTGCAGCTGCAAAACTGCCCTGCTTTGGGCCTCAGAGCCCCTCAGCTATAGTGGCCATCTGACGGTCTGGTTCACGGATGCCTCTGCACTGGGCCTCCTGCTGAACTTCACGCTGGTCCAGGACCTGAAGCTTTCCCTGTGCAGTGCGAACACCCTTCCCACTGCATACCTGGCCATCTGTGGTCTGAAGAGACTTCGCATCAACACCGAGGCCAAGCACCCTGTGCCAGAGCAGAGCTTACTCATCCACAGTGAACCCAGGGAGAAGCCTATGTGGCACACAGGCTGGCAGTCATGTACTTATGTCTCGTTCTTAGATATGGCCCTGTTCAACAGGGAGTCGTCCCTAAGATCCTATAGTATTGAAAATGTTGCCAACATTGCCAACAACTTCCCCTCCTTTTCTGACTTGAAAACCTTCCCAATTCTGAGCAACAAAAGCTACGTTGTCACATTCATTTACTAA